One genomic segment of Strix aluco isolate bStrAlu1 chromosome 7, bStrAlu1.hap1, whole genome shotgun sequence includes these proteins:
- the BMS1 gene encoding ribosome biogenesis protein BMS1 homolog isoform X1: protein MEEKEKKKHRAKHSGPKAEKKKKRYLNDLGIGDDENARKRNPKAFTVQSAVRMARTFHRTQDLKTKKHHIPVVDRTPLEPPPVVVVVVGPPKVGKSTLIKCLIKNFTRQKLVEIRGPVTIVSGKKRRLTIIECGCDINTMIDLAKVADLVLMLIDASFGFEMETFEFLNICQVHGFPKIMGVLTHLDTFKNNKQLKKTKKKLKHRFWTEVYPGAKLFYLSGMVHGEYQKQEIHNLGRFISVMKFRPLTWQTSHPYVLADRMEELTNPEDVRINPKCDRKISLYGYLRGAHLKNKSQIHMPGVGDFTVSDVSFLPDPCALPEQQKKRSLNEKEKLVYAPLSGVGGIVYDKDAVYIDLGGSHAHEKEEEEVRPNHELVQSLISTHSAIDVKMASSKVSLFMDSRPLGSEDVGQEFVMPKEERQIDLKTGRVRRKALFEEEEKENDDAVSDEEDDQEEEAAMSEDGSDGDGEDEDAEEESDRELLGEEISVGRTKRLKTEVAKEEAVNELPAFADSDDNLEMSSEGEGETAPEESEMEEDEEDEQRTYEHESSDSDFEAARKRVAESKQHEINSEDTVMRPQISDHSRKRKAVLITDSGNCTAEEASESDVENSSLDEGGDEGSSHDELEVEESNRKGFQHSQAKKADGTRQTKLKAVEAEDDDVENLLREEEEYEEKIDFSADTTGALKWKEDLTQKAAQAFLRQQRSTPNLRKLIYGTAVEDEDHESEDAGSELGGLFRVSRPDKASKQKANALDCSKFLVEKPQDWDLEEVMNNIRDCFVTGKWEDDKDAAKLLEEDEELYGDFEDLETGVVHKGKHATEDESGSEEEEEDEKISKPEPEEEEKKKERMDKKRKLKEMFDAEYDEGDATYFDDLKEEMHKQAQLNRAEFEDQDDETRVQYEGFRPGMYVRIEIENVPCEFVLNFDPHYPIILGGLGNSEGNVGYVQLRLKKHRWYKKILKTRDPLILSLGWRRFQTIPMFYIEDHNGRHRLLKYTPQHMHCGATFWGPITPQGTGFLAVQSVSGIMPDFRIAATGVVLDLDKSITIVKKLKLTGFPFKIFKNTSFIKGMFNSQLEVAKFEGAAIRTVSGIRGQIKKALRTPVGAFRATFEDKLLMSDIVFVRTWYPVSIPTFYNPVTSLLKPAGEKNSWSGMKTTGQLRHERGIKVKQNKDSLYKPIVREKRHFNKLHIPKALQKALPFKNKPKNLEKKGKTPKDQWRPAVIREPHEKKISALLSALSTVNNYKIKKAKVKHREQLKEYLKVKQKEDEQKFKRQKEAKKKIYRILGQREKKRQKSSLKGCSKGEKST from the exons atggaggaaaaagagaagaagaagcaCCGTGCGAAGCATAGTGGgccaaaggcagagaagaaaaagaaacgtTATCTCAATGACCTAGGAATAGGAGACGACGAGAATGCGCGGAAGAGAAACCCCAAAGCCTTTACAGTCCAGTCTGCTGTGCGGATGGCCAGAACGTTCCATAG AACTCAGGATTTGAAGACTAAAAAACATCACATTCCTGTGGTTGATCGTACTCCTTTGGAGCCACCTCCTGTGGTGGTGGTTGTAGTCGGGCCTCCCAAGGTTGGGAAGAGCACCTTAATAAAGTGTCTCATTAAGAACTTCACAAGGCAAAAACTGGTTGAAATCCGGGGTCCTGTTACAATTGTTTCAG GTAAGAAACGCAGGCTAACTATCATTGAATGTGGATGTGACATTAACACAATGATTGACCTGGCTAAAGTTGCTGATTTG GTTTTAATGCTTATTGATGCCAGCTTTGGATTTGAGATGGAAACATTTGAATTCCTGAACATTTGTCAGGTACATGGCTTTCCCAAAATTATGGGAGTTCTTACCCACCTGGATACATTCAAGAACAACAAACAATTAAAGAAGACTAAAAAGAAGTTAAAGCACAGATTCTGGACTGAAGTGTATCCG GGTGCTAAACTGTTTTACCTGTCTGGGATGGTTCACGGAGAATATCAAAAGCAGGAAATTCACAATTTGGGGCGTTTTATCTCGGTTATGAAATTCCGACCTCTTACTTGGCAGACATCTCACCCGTATGTTCTCGCTGACAG AATGGAAGAGTTGACAAACCCGGAAGATGTTCGAATCAATCCCAAATGTGACAGGAAGATATCGCTTTATGGATACTTGAGAGGAGCACACCtaaaaaacaaaagtcaaattCACATGCCAG GTGTAGGGGACTTTACTGTGAGTGATGTGAGTTTCCTACCAGACCCCTGTGCTCTACCTGAACAGCAGAAGAAGCGTTCtttaaatgagaaagagaaactAGTCTATGCCCCTCTTTCAGGAGTTGGGGGCATTGTGTATGATAAAGATGCTGTTTATATTGACCTTGGTGGAAGCCATGCTCATGAAAAAGAAGAG GAGGAAGTGAGACCAAATCATGAACTAGTTCAGAGCCTCATCTCCACACATTCAGCCATTGATGTTAAGATGGCGTCAAGCAAGGTCTCTCTCTTCATGGACTCTAGACCCTTAGGTTCAGAAGATGTAGGACAAGA GTTTGTGATGccaaaagaagagagacagattGATTTGAAGACTGGAAGAGTACGTCGGAAAGCATTAtttgaagaagaggagaaagaaaatgatgaTGCAGTAAGTGATGAGGAAGATGACcaagaagaagaagcagcaatGTCTGAGGATGGAAGTGATGGCGATGGTGAAGATGAAGATGCTGAGGAAGAAAGTGACAGAGAGCTATTAGGGGAAGAGATATCTGTTGGGAGAACCAAACGTCTGAAAACAGAGGTGGCTAAAGAAGAAGCTGTGAATGAACTGCCAGCATTTGCAGACAGTGATGACAATCTTGAGATGAGTtctgaaggagaaggagaaactGCTCCTGAAGAGAGTGAGatggaagaagatgaggaggatgagCAAAGGACTTATGAACATGAAAGCTCAGATAGTGATTTTGAGGCTGCAAGAAAAAGAGTAGCTGAATCTAAGCAGCATGAAATAAATAGTGAAGATACAGTAATGAGACCACAAATCTCAGATCACAGTcgtaaaagaaaagcagtactCATTACAGATTCGGGAAACTGTACAGCAGAAGAGGCATCAGAATCTGATGTTGAAAACTCTTCCCTCGATGAGGGTGGTGATGAAGGCAGCTCCCATGATGAATTAGAAGTTGAAGAGTCAAATAGAAAGGGATTTCAGCACAGTCAAGCAAAGAAAGCTGATGGTACTAGACAGACTAAACTTAAAGCTGTAGAAGCTGAGGATGATGATGTGGAGAATCTactgagagaggaagaggagtatgaagaaaaaatagatttttctgctgACACGACAG gtGCACTTAAGTGGAAAGAGGACCTTACACAGAAGGCAGCTCAAGCCTTTCTAAGACAGCAACGTTCGACCCCCAATCTTCGGAAACTGATATATGGAACAG CTGTTGAGGATGAGGACCATGAGAGTGAAGATGCAGGTAGTGAACTTGGAGGTTTGTTTCGTGTCAGCCGTCCGGACAAAGCATCCAAACAGAAGGCTAATGCTCTTGACTGCTCCAAATTTCTGGTAGAAAAGCCGCAAGACTGGGATTTAGAAGAG GTTATGAACAATATTCGAGACTGCTTTGTTACTGGAAAGTGGGAAGATGATAAAGATGCAGCAAAACTGTTGGAGGAAGATG AAGAACTGTATGGAGATTTTGAAGATCTCGAAACTGGTGTTGTGCACAAAGGAAAGCATGCTACTGAAGATGAG TCTGGaagtgaagaagaggaggaagatgaaaaaatatccaaaccagaacctgaggaggaggaaaagaaaaaggagcgcATGGATAAGAAACggaaactgaaagaaatgtttgATGCAGAATATGATGAAGGGGATGCCACATACTTTGATGATCTTAAAGAAGAAATGCATAAACAAGCACAG CTTAATCGAGCGGAATTTGAAGATCAAGATGATGAGACCAGAGTGCAGTATGAGGGCTTCCGGCCTGGGATGTATGTTCGAATAGAGATTGAGAATGTCCCATGTGAATTTGTCCTGAATTTTGATCCTCATTATCCTATTATCCTGGGTGGTTTAGGCAACAGTGAAGGAAATGTTGGATATGTACAG TTGCGCCTGAAGAAGCACCGATGGTATAAGAAGATACTTAAGACACGTGATCCTTTAATCCTCTCATTAGGGTGGAGGCGATTTCAGACTATCCCCATGTTCTACATTGAAGATCACAATGGCCGTCATAGGCTTCTGAAGTACACACCACAACATATGCACTGTGGAGCAACTTTTTGGG gcCCCATCACTCCTCAGGGGACGGGATTTTTGGCAGTTCAGTCTGTCAGTGGCATAATG CCTGATTTCCGGATTGCTGCGACAGGAGTTGTGCTTGATTTAGATAAATCCATAACTATTGTAAAGAAATTAAAGCTAACTGGTTTTCCATTCAAAATTTTTAAGAACACTTCTTTTATTAAG GGAATGTTTAACTCTCAGTTGGAAGTGGCTAAATTTGAAGGTGCAGCAATTCGTACTGTGAGTGGTATCCGAGGACAGATCAAAAAGGCCCTCCGAACTCCAGTAGGTGCTTTCAGAGCAACATTTGAAGACAAGTTGCTGATGAGTG atatcGTCTTTGTGAGGACTTGGTATCCTGTTTCTATCCCAACATTTTATAACCCTGTAACATCCTTGCTGAAGCCAGCAGGTGAGAAAAATAGTTGGAGTGGAATGAAGACAACAGGCCAGCTAAGGCATGAGCGAGGCatcaaagtgaaacaaaacaaagattcTCTCTATAAG CCTATTGTGAGGGAGAAAAGGCATTTCAATAAGCTCCACATTCCTAAAGCACTGCAGAAGGCACTGCCTTTTAAGAACAAGCCTAAGAATCTGGAGAAGAAAGGCAAGACTCCAAAAGACCAGTGGAGACCAGCTGTTATCAGGGAGCCTCATGAAAAGAAG ATATCAGCCCTACTCAGTGCTTTGAGTACAGTGAATAATTACAAGATAAAGAAAGCCAAAGTAAAACATCGGGAACAGCTTAAAGAATATCTCAAAGTTAAGCAGAAGGAGGATGAACAGAAATTCAAGAGGCAAAAGGAGGCTAAGAAAAAGATCTATCGCATACTGggacaaagggagaaaaagaggcaGAAGTCAAGCTTGAAAGGATGTAGCAAGGGAGAGAAGTCTACGTAA
- the BMS1 gene encoding ribosome biogenesis protein BMS1 homolog isoform X2, which yields MEEKEKKKHRAKHSGPKAEKKKKRYLNDLGIGDDENARKRNPKAFTVQSAVRMARTFHRTQDLKTKKHHIPVVDRTPLEPPPVVVVVVGPPKVGKSTLIKCLIKNFTRQKLVEIRGPVTIVSGKKRRLTIIECGCDINTMIDLAKVADLVLMLIDASFGFEMETFEFLNICQVHGFPKIMGVLTHLDTFKNNKQLKKTKKKLKHRFWTEVYPGAKLFYLSGMVHGEYQKQEIHNLGRFISVMKFRPLTWQTSHPYVLADRMEELTNPEDVRINPKCDRKISLYGYLRGAHLKNKSQIHMPGVGDFTVSDVSFLPDPCALPEQQKKRSLNEKEKLVYAPLSGVGGIVYDKDAVYIDLGGSHAHEKEEEEVRPNHELVQSLISTHSAIDVKMASSKVSLFMDSRPLGSEDVGQEFVMPKEERQIDLKTGRVRRKALFEEEEKENDDAVSDEEDDQEEEAAMSEDGSDGDGEDEDAEEESDRELLGEEISVGRTKRLKTEVAKEEAVNELPAFADSDDNLEMSSEGEGETAPEESEMEEDEEDEQRTYEHESSDSDFEAARKRVAESKQHEINSEDTVMRPQISDHSRKRKAVLITDSGNCTAEEASESDVENSSLDEGGDEGSSHDELEVEESNRKGFQHSQAKKADGTRQTKLKAVEAEDDDVENLLREEEEYEEKIDFSADTTGALKWKEDLTQKAAQAFLRQQRSTPNLRKLIYGTAVEDEDHESEDAGSELGGLFRVSRPDKASKQKANALDCSKFLVEKPQDWDLEEVMNNIRDCFVTGKWEDDKDAAKLLEEDEELYGDFEDLETGVVHKGKHATEDESGSEEEEEDEKISKPEPEEEEKKKERMDKKRKLKEMFDAEYDEGDATYFDDLKEEMHKQAQLNRAEFEDQDDETRVQYEGFRPGMYVRIEIENVPCEFVLNFDPHYPIILGGLGNSEGNVGYVQLRLKKHRWYKKILKTRDPLILSLGWRRFQTIPMFYIEDHNGRHRLLKYTPQHMHCGATFWGPITPQGTGFLAVQSVSGIMPDFRIAATGVVLDLDKSITIVKKLKLTGFPFKIFKNTSFIKIEKLCLRISGI from the exons atggaggaaaaagagaagaagaagcaCCGTGCGAAGCATAGTGGgccaaaggcagagaagaaaaagaaacgtTATCTCAATGACCTAGGAATAGGAGACGACGAGAATGCGCGGAAGAGAAACCCCAAAGCCTTTACAGTCCAGTCTGCTGTGCGGATGGCCAGAACGTTCCATAG AACTCAGGATTTGAAGACTAAAAAACATCACATTCCTGTGGTTGATCGTACTCCTTTGGAGCCACCTCCTGTGGTGGTGGTTGTAGTCGGGCCTCCCAAGGTTGGGAAGAGCACCTTAATAAAGTGTCTCATTAAGAACTTCACAAGGCAAAAACTGGTTGAAATCCGGGGTCCTGTTACAATTGTTTCAG GTAAGAAACGCAGGCTAACTATCATTGAATGTGGATGTGACATTAACACAATGATTGACCTGGCTAAAGTTGCTGATTTG GTTTTAATGCTTATTGATGCCAGCTTTGGATTTGAGATGGAAACATTTGAATTCCTGAACATTTGTCAGGTACATGGCTTTCCCAAAATTATGGGAGTTCTTACCCACCTGGATACATTCAAGAACAACAAACAATTAAAGAAGACTAAAAAGAAGTTAAAGCACAGATTCTGGACTGAAGTGTATCCG GGTGCTAAACTGTTTTACCTGTCTGGGATGGTTCACGGAGAATATCAAAAGCAGGAAATTCACAATTTGGGGCGTTTTATCTCGGTTATGAAATTCCGACCTCTTACTTGGCAGACATCTCACCCGTATGTTCTCGCTGACAG AATGGAAGAGTTGACAAACCCGGAAGATGTTCGAATCAATCCCAAATGTGACAGGAAGATATCGCTTTATGGATACTTGAGAGGAGCACACCtaaaaaacaaaagtcaaattCACATGCCAG GTGTAGGGGACTTTACTGTGAGTGATGTGAGTTTCCTACCAGACCCCTGTGCTCTACCTGAACAGCAGAAGAAGCGTTCtttaaatgagaaagagaaactAGTCTATGCCCCTCTTTCAGGAGTTGGGGGCATTGTGTATGATAAAGATGCTGTTTATATTGACCTTGGTGGAAGCCATGCTCATGAAAAAGAAGAG GAGGAAGTGAGACCAAATCATGAACTAGTTCAGAGCCTCATCTCCACACATTCAGCCATTGATGTTAAGATGGCGTCAAGCAAGGTCTCTCTCTTCATGGACTCTAGACCCTTAGGTTCAGAAGATGTAGGACAAGA GTTTGTGATGccaaaagaagagagacagattGATTTGAAGACTGGAAGAGTACGTCGGAAAGCATTAtttgaagaagaggagaaagaaaatgatgaTGCAGTAAGTGATGAGGAAGATGACcaagaagaagaagcagcaatGTCTGAGGATGGAAGTGATGGCGATGGTGAAGATGAAGATGCTGAGGAAGAAAGTGACAGAGAGCTATTAGGGGAAGAGATATCTGTTGGGAGAACCAAACGTCTGAAAACAGAGGTGGCTAAAGAAGAAGCTGTGAATGAACTGCCAGCATTTGCAGACAGTGATGACAATCTTGAGATGAGTtctgaaggagaaggagaaactGCTCCTGAAGAGAGTGAGatggaagaagatgaggaggatgagCAAAGGACTTATGAACATGAAAGCTCAGATAGTGATTTTGAGGCTGCAAGAAAAAGAGTAGCTGAATCTAAGCAGCATGAAATAAATAGTGAAGATACAGTAATGAGACCACAAATCTCAGATCACAGTcgtaaaagaaaagcagtactCATTACAGATTCGGGAAACTGTACAGCAGAAGAGGCATCAGAATCTGATGTTGAAAACTCTTCCCTCGATGAGGGTGGTGATGAAGGCAGCTCCCATGATGAATTAGAAGTTGAAGAGTCAAATAGAAAGGGATTTCAGCACAGTCAAGCAAAGAAAGCTGATGGTACTAGACAGACTAAACTTAAAGCTGTAGAAGCTGAGGATGATGATGTGGAGAATCTactgagagaggaagaggagtatgaagaaaaaatagatttttctgctgACACGACAG gtGCACTTAAGTGGAAAGAGGACCTTACACAGAAGGCAGCTCAAGCCTTTCTAAGACAGCAACGTTCGACCCCCAATCTTCGGAAACTGATATATGGAACAG CTGTTGAGGATGAGGACCATGAGAGTGAAGATGCAGGTAGTGAACTTGGAGGTTTGTTTCGTGTCAGCCGTCCGGACAAAGCATCCAAACAGAAGGCTAATGCTCTTGACTGCTCCAAATTTCTGGTAGAAAAGCCGCAAGACTGGGATTTAGAAGAG GTTATGAACAATATTCGAGACTGCTTTGTTACTGGAAAGTGGGAAGATGATAAAGATGCAGCAAAACTGTTGGAGGAAGATG AAGAACTGTATGGAGATTTTGAAGATCTCGAAACTGGTGTTGTGCACAAAGGAAAGCATGCTACTGAAGATGAG TCTGGaagtgaagaagaggaggaagatgaaaaaatatccaaaccagaacctgaggaggaggaaaagaaaaaggagcgcATGGATAAGAAACggaaactgaaagaaatgtttgATGCAGAATATGATGAAGGGGATGCCACATACTTTGATGATCTTAAAGAAGAAATGCATAAACAAGCACAG CTTAATCGAGCGGAATTTGAAGATCAAGATGATGAGACCAGAGTGCAGTATGAGGGCTTCCGGCCTGGGATGTATGTTCGAATAGAGATTGAGAATGTCCCATGTGAATTTGTCCTGAATTTTGATCCTCATTATCCTATTATCCTGGGTGGTTTAGGCAACAGTGAAGGAAATGTTGGATATGTACAG TTGCGCCTGAAGAAGCACCGATGGTATAAGAAGATACTTAAGACACGTGATCCTTTAATCCTCTCATTAGGGTGGAGGCGATTTCAGACTATCCCCATGTTCTACATTGAAGATCACAATGGCCGTCATAGGCTTCTGAAGTACACACCACAACATATGCACTGTGGAGCAACTTTTTGGG gcCCCATCACTCCTCAGGGGACGGGATTTTTGGCAGTTCAGTCTGTCAGTGGCATAATG CCTGATTTCCGGATTGCTGCGACAGGAGTTGTGCTTGATTTAGATAAATCCATAACTATTGTAAAGAAATTAAAGCTAACTGGTTTTCCATTCAAAATTTTTAAGAACACTTCTTTTATTAAG ATTGAAAAGCTGTGTCTCAGAATCTCGGGAATCTGA
- the LOC141925615 gene encoding uncharacterized protein LOC141925615, with protein sequence MELATLHPSPTGKPRRAAPGTGTGRAGGQCDAGGGGGAPADRRSPLPAGEARARPAAPSVGREGGRRKRTTFSKAQLALLVRAFEKEPYPGIALREQLSGLTDIPESRIQVWFQNRRARQLNHKKSEAAAYPKPACGKQKPTRCGGGCQERSRTTQGLGADRSLLLPQPGLPGGNQSFSSQPSPYSGQPYSRLDAHFRSLDNTFGAPGQTPAHLGLDCMGKGVPLGVGSVGSPPQLSLPVQQAQEYPYPKKSFPESYYSDADVFQSCIEDHQYLAAKENMYWRPVLNCVNANQGLGDENYLCIKSNTSPFGKGSTFNYGEGEPKLEQIRHSPPLFAASHASPPLVLPKPEGGYQGTLAAPAPSYGQQLLETANDYDPHWLGMRNEILGTGLDSLFEQNGEQGGPKSYLFAFGGQSSTCNLGHT encoded by the exons ATGGAGCTCGCCACCCTTCACCCCAGCCCCACCGGTAAGCCTCGCCGGGCAGCGCCCGGGACCGGGACGGGCAGGGCGGGTGGACAGTGTGatgccggtggcggcggcggggcccccgcTGACCGCCGCTCCCCTCTCCCCGCAGGCGAGGCCCgggcgcgccccgccgcccccagcgtCGGCCGGGAGGGCGGCCGGCGGAAGCGGACCACCTTCAGCAAGGCCCAGCTGGCGCTGCTGGTCCGCGCCTTCGAGAAGGAGCCGTATCCCGGCATCGCCCTGAGGGAGCAGCTCTCTGGCCTCACCGACATCCCCGAGTCCAGGATCCAG GTGTGGTTTCAGAACAGGAGAGCCCGGCAGCTGAACCACAAGAAGAGCGAAGCCGCCGCCTACCCCAAGCCGGCCTGTGGCAAGCAAAAGCCGACCCGTTGCGGCGGCGGCTGCCAGGAGAGGTCCCGGACGACGCAGGGTCTTGGGGCAGACCGGAGCCTCCTACTCCCGCAGCCCGGCCTACCGGGAGGAAACCAGAGTTTCTCTAGTCAGCCGTCGCCTTACTCGGGGCAGCCGTACTCAAGGCTCGATGCTCACTTCAGGAGCTTGGATAACACTTTTGGTGCCCCAGGTCAGACCCCAGCTCACCTCGGTTTGGACTGCATGGGAAAAGGGGTCCCACTCGGTGTGGGAAGTGTGGGGAGTCCCCCCCAGCTCTCACTGCCTGTGCAGCAGGCGCAGGAATATCCATACCCGAAGAAATCTTTCCCTGAAAGCTACTACTCAGATGCAGATGTTTTCCAGTCTTGTATAGAAGATCACCAGTACCTGGCAGCTAAAGAGAACATGTATTGGAGACCTGTCTTAAACTGCGTCAATGCTAACCAGGGCCTGGGTGATGAGAACTATTTGTGTATTAAGTCAAACACTTCTCCCTTTGGGAAGGGCTCCACTTTCAATTATGGTGAAGGGGAGCCTAAGCTTGAGCAGATAAGGCACAGCCCACCTCTGTTTGCGGCTAGTCACGCTAGTCCTCCTTTGGTACTTCCAAAACCTGAAGGGGGGTACCAGGGGACTCTTGCTGCTCCAGCCCCATCGtatgggcagcagctgctggagacagcAAATGACTACGACCCTCATTGGCTGGGCATGAGAAATGAAATTTTGGGAACAGGGTTAGATTCGCTGTTTGAGCAAAATGGGGAGCAAGGTGGGCCAAAAAGTTACCTTTTCGCTTTTGGTGGCCAGAGTTCAACCTGTAATTTGGGTCACACATGA